In Sphingomonas sp. SUN019, one genomic interval encodes:
- a CDS encoding sensor histidine kinase, translating to MSADATIRPVKGGGSLSRRMIGIAAVWIVVLLAGGGFALDRVLSSAVTQNFDDQLEYVLRSLLVSAEIDPIGEVSFNREPADQRFLEPYSGLYWQVSAKGHEVFPSRSLWDRQLGFGAAHNDRAVHIYDSEQFADEKIRVVERDVTLPRSTVRWRFQVAQSRDGLDAQIQTLRRTLVRSFLLLGIGLLILAALQTFYGLWPLRQLRDEIALMRAGRANRIAGKMPIEVAPMVEELNGLVAHNETQAEEARRHAGNLAHALKTPLTVIMNAATAGSDDLADTVVREARTMRRQVDHHLARARAVGRRGSAHSRAEVWPSVESVDRAVARLYPHVRIDMDGVKTAIAHIERQDLDEMMGNLVENAAKYGGGSVFVTVGVQAGFVEIMVEDDGRGIPEEDRQRIFDRGVRLDSGKPGTGLGLAIVRDVAEIYDGTVSLEESEDLGGLLVRLRLPAAG from the coding sequence ATGAGCGCAGATGCGACGATACGGCCCGTCAAAGGCGGCGGTTCGCTCAGCCGCCGGATGATCGGTATCGCGGCGGTGTGGATCGTCGTGCTGCTGGCGGGCGGCGGCTTCGCGCTCGATCGCGTGCTGTCCAGCGCGGTCACGCAGAATTTCGACGATCAGCTCGAATATGTCCTGCGATCCCTGCTTGTCTCGGCCGAAATCGACCCGATCGGTGAGGTGAGTTTCAATCGCGAGCCCGCCGATCAGCGCTTCCTCGAACCCTATTCGGGGCTTTACTGGCAGGTGTCGGCAAAGGGGCATGAGGTTTTTCCGTCGCGTTCCTTATGGGATCGCCAGCTCGGCTTCGGCGCGGCGCACAACGACCGCGCTGTCCATATCTACGACAGCGAACAATTCGCCGACGAGAAGATCCGCGTCGTCGAACGCGACGTGACGCTGCCGCGCTCGACTGTGCGCTGGCGCTTCCAGGTCGCGCAAAGCCGCGACGGCCTCGACGCGCAGATACAGACATTGCGGCGGACATTGGTGCGCAGTTTCCTGCTGCTCGGTATCGGGCTGCTGATCCTTGCCGCGCTGCAGACCTTCTACGGGCTGTGGCCGCTCCGTCAGCTCCGCGACGAAATCGCGCTGATGCGCGCCGGCCGCGCGAACCGCATCGCGGGCAAGATGCCGATCGAGGTCGCCCCGATGGTCGAGGAGCTGAACGGGCTGGTCGCGCACAATGAGACGCAGGCGGAAGAGGCCCGCCGTCACGCGGGCAACCTCGCGCACGCGCTGAAGACCCCGCTGACCGTCATCATGAACGCCGCTACCGCGGGCAGCGACGATCTGGCCGACACCGTGGTGCGCGAGGCGCGGACGATGCGGCGGCAGGTCGACCACCACCTCGCCCGCGCCCGCGCCGTCGGCCGGCGGGGGTCGGCGCACAGCCGCGCGGAGGTGTGGCCCTCGGTCGAATCGGTCGATCGCGCCGTCGCCCGGCTCTATCCGCACGTCCGCATCGACATGGACGGCGTGAAGACCGCCATCGCGCATATCGAGCGGCAGGATCTCGACGAGATGATGGGCAATCTGGTCGAAAACGCCGCGAAATACGGCGGCGGCAGCGTGTTCGTCACGGTCGGCGTGCAGGCCGGGTTCGTTGAGATCATGGTCGAGGACGACGGACGCGGCATCCCGGAGGAAGACCGCCAGAGGATTTTCGACCGGGGGGTACGGCTCGATTCGGGGAAGCCGGGGACGGGGCTGGGGCTGGCGATCGTGCGTGACGTTGCGGAAATCTACGACGGCACGGTGTCGCTGGAGGAGAGCGAAGATCTGGGCGGGTTGCTGGTCCGGTTAAGGTTGCCGGCGGCGGGGTAG
- a CDS encoding LLM class flavin-dependent oxidoreductase, whose translation MTAYSLLDLVPVVEGGSVPQALANAADLARHAESLGFNRYWVAEHHGMAGIASAATAVVIAHVGAATNTIRVGAGGIMLPNHAPLQIAEQFGTLDALFPGRIDLGLGRAPGSDQRVAQAIRRTLDSDPNAFPNDVVELQSYFADDGRTGIVATPGAGANVDLWILGSSTFGAQVAAIVGLPYAFASHFAPDALDQALAIYRRDFRPSAQLDKPYAMAGFNVFAADTDAEAEFLASSQQQAFVALRTGNPGKMKPPVEGYRDSLPPQHAAILDHVLQCSAVGAPAKVAAGIAAFVERTGVDEVMLTSSVFDHEARKKSLTVAAGAMQELRVAA comes from the coding sequence ATGACCGCATATTCCCTGCTCGATCTCGTGCCCGTCGTCGAAGGCGGTTCCGTCCCCCAGGCACTGGCCAATGCCGCCGACCTTGCGCGCCACGCCGAAAGCCTCGGCTTCAACCGTTACTGGGTCGCCGAACATCACGGCATGGCTGGGATCGCGTCGGCCGCCACCGCGGTGGTGATCGCGCACGTCGGTGCGGCGACCAATACGATCCGCGTCGGCGCGGGCGGGATCATGTTGCCGAACCACGCTCCGCTGCAGATCGCGGAGCAGTTCGGGACGTTGGACGCATTGTTCCCCGGCCGGATCGACCTTGGCCTCGGCCGCGCGCCGGGATCGGACCAGCGCGTCGCGCAGGCGATCCGCCGGACGCTCGACAGCGATCCAAACGCTTTCCCGAACGATGTGGTCGAACTGCAGAGCTATTTCGCCGACGACGGCCGCACCGGGATCGTCGCGACGCCGGGTGCAGGCGCTAACGTCGACCTGTGGATTCTGGGGTCGAGCACGTTCGGTGCGCAAGTGGCCGCGATCGTCGGCCTGCCCTACGCCTTCGCCTCGCATTTTGCGCCCGATGCGCTCGATCAGGCGCTGGCGATCTATCGCCGCGACTTCCGGCCCTCGGCGCAATTGGACAAGCCGTATGCGATGGCCGGGTTCAACGTGTTCGCCGCAGACACAGACGCGGAAGCCGAGTTTCTCGCCAGTTCTCAGCAGCAAGCGTTCGTTGCGCTCAGGACCGGCAATCCGGGCAAGATGAAGCCGCCGGTCGAGGGCTATCGCGACAGCCTGCCGCCGCAGCACGCGGCGATCCTGGATCATGTGCTGCAATGTTCGGCGGTTGGCGCGCCGGCGAAGGTCGCGGCCGGCATCGCGGCGTTCGTCGAGCGGACCGGCGTGGACGAGGTGATGCTGACGAGTTCGGTCTTCGACCATGAGGCGCGGAAGAAAAGCCTGACGGTCGCGGCGGGGGCGATGCAGGAGTTGAGGGTGGCTGCCTGA
- a CDS encoding response regulator transcription factor: MRVLIVEDEPNLGQQLKNTLEGAGYAIDLATDGEEGHFLGSTENYDAVVLDLGLPEIDGLTVLDRWRKEGKTMPVLVLTARDSWSDKVAGLDAGADDYVAKPFQSEELIARLRALIRRASGNASSELTAGDIRLDTRSGKVTRAGEPVKMTAQEYKLLSYLLHHKGKVVSRTELIEHIYDQDFDRDSNTIEVFVTRIRKKLGQDVITTIRGLGYSLEDPAA; encoded by the coding sequence ATGCGGGTATTGATCGTCGAGGACGAACCCAATCTCGGTCAGCAGTTGAAGAACACGCTGGAGGGCGCAGGCTATGCGATCGACCTCGCCACCGATGGTGAGGAGGGGCATTTTCTTGGCTCGACCGAGAATTACGACGCGGTCGTGCTCGACCTCGGCCTGCCCGAGATCGACGGACTGACGGTGCTCGATCGCTGGCGCAAAGAGGGCAAGACGATGCCCGTGCTGGTATTGACCGCGCGCGACAGCTGGTCCGACAAGGTCGCCGGACTGGACGCGGGGGCGGACGATTATGTCGCCAAACCATTCCAGAGCGAGGAACTGATCGCCCGCCTGCGCGCGCTGATCCGCCGCGCATCGGGTAATGCGTCGTCCGAACTTACCGCGGGCGACATCCGGCTCGACACGCGCAGCGGCAAAGTGACGCGCGCGGGCGAACCGGTGAAGATGACCGCGCAGGAATACAAACTGCTCAGCTACCTGCTCCATCACAAGGGCAAAGTGGTCAGCCGCACCGAGCTGATCGAACATATCTACGATCAGGATTTCGATCGCGATTCGAACACGATCGAGGTGTTCGTCACGCGTATCCGCAAGAAACTGGGGCAGGACGTCATCACCACGATCCGCGGCCTCGGCTACAGCCTGGAGGATCCCGCGGCCTGA
- a CDS encoding DsbA family protein, giving the protein MNQRMMMLALVVIGAAFGAGGMWLAARVAPGDLTTANRAQVERVVRDYVLANPELIPQAMQKLQERETGKAVSASRGKIEQPYAGAWIGNPNADVTLVEYFDYNCGYCRASLPVIERLVAGDKNLRVVFRELPVLAESSRSAARASLAAAAQGKYKAFHDALYAAGPVTDATIAATARSTSVDIARLPDDADAEIAKNLSVAATLGITGTPSWVVGDRVLSGAVPIEQLQDAIAATRAKS; this is encoded by the coding sequence ATGAACCAACGCATGATGATGCTCGCGCTCGTCGTGATCGGCGCGGCGTTCGGCGCGGGCGGGATGTGGCTGGCCGCGCGCGTCGCGCCGGGCGACCTGACCACCGCCAATCGCGCGCAGGTGGAACGCGTGGTGCGCGACTATGTCCTCGCCAATCCCGAGCTGATCCCGCAGGCGATGCAGAAATTGCAGGAGCGCGAGACGGGCAAGGCGGTTTCCGCCAGCCGTGGCAAGATCGAACAGCCCTATGCCGGGGCGTGGATCGGCAACCCGAACGCCGACGTCACGCTCGTCGAGTATTTCGATTACAATTGCGGGTATTGCCGCGCCAGCCTGCCGGTGATCGAGCGGTTGGTGGCGGGCGACAAGAACCTCCGCGTGGTGTTCCGCGAGCTTCCCGTCCTAGCGGAATCGAGCCGCAGCGCCGCGCGCGCCTCGCTCGCCGCCGCCGCTCAGGGCAAATACAAGGCGTTCCACGACGCGCTCTATGCCGCCGGTCCGGTGACCGACGCGACGATCGCCGCGACCGCGCGCAGTACAAGTGTCGACATCGCACGTTTGCCTGACGATGCGGACGCGGAGATCGCGAAGAACCTGTCGGTCGCCGCCACGCTCGGCATAACGGGCACGCCGAGCTGGGTCGTGGGCGACCGCGTCCTCTCCGGCGCGGTGCCGATCGAGCAATTGCAGGACGCGATCGCCGCAACGCGCGCCAAATCCTGA
- a CDS encoding CPBP family intramembrane glutamic endopeptidase produces the protein MLVPAALVIALVAASWLVRTHLRLPGKGRDAAYATAAVKQVAGFAVPALAALLLIGRGGALVVMPGEFVVAGWTGDAADLLPALAVGVAGGTVIGALLARRRWRRTGRRGPVLGEIGWLNPRNRRELGWTTLLAVLAGVSEEMFFRLVLPLLATLATGSLLAGQLVALAIFGAAHRYQGPAGVLATTALGAVFAALYLASGSLWLAILAHVLVDLNSLVIRPAVTGAWRRD, from the coding sequence ATGCTGGTTCCCGCGGCGCTGGTGATCGCTCTCGTCGCGGCGAGCTGGCTGGTCCGCACGCATCTCCGTTTGCCCGGCAAGGGGCGGGATGCGGCCTATGCGACCGCGGCGGTGAAACAGGTCGCTGGGTTTGCGGTGCCTGCGCTGGCGGCGCTGTTGCTGATCGGGCGGGGCGGGGCGCTGGTCGTCATGCCGGGCGAGTTCGTCGTGGCGGGATGGACCGGCGATGCCGCCGACCTGTTGCCCGCGTTGGCGGTCGGTGTCGCTGGCGGGACGGTGATCGGGGCGCTCCTGGCCCGGCGGCGATGGCGGCGCACCGGGCGGCGAGGGCCTGTGCTGGGGGAGATCGGCTGGCTCAATCCCCGCAACCGGCGGGAGCTTGGTTGGACGACGCTGCTGGCGGTGTTGGCGGGCGTGTCGGAGGAGATGTTCTTCCGGTTGGTTCTCCCGTTGCTCGCTACGCTGGCGACCGGCAGTCTGCTTGCTGGGCAACTGGTCGCGCTGGCGATCTTCGGGGCGGCGCACCGCTATCAGGGACCGGCCGGCGTACTTGCCACGACCGCGCTCGGCGCGGTGTTCGCGGCGCTGTACCTCGCCAGCGGCAGCCTCTGGCTGGCGATTCTGGCGCACGTTCTGGTCGATCTTAACAGTCTGGTGATCCGTCCCGCCGTGACGGGGGCGTGGCGACGCGACTGA
- the glpX gene encoding class II fructose-bisphosphatase has product MPTTASQVLDRVLVLEMVRVTEAAAIAASTLVGRGDEKAADAAAVEAMRAALNDLYMDGTVVIGEGERDEAPMLFIGEKVGSAIGKGPKIDIALDPLEGTTICATAGPNSLAVLAIAEEGGLLNAPDVYMDKIAVGPGYPDGIIDLDRSPTENVKAVAKAKGVEPRDIIACVLDRPRHEKLIAELRAVGCGIMLIGDGDVAGVIATTNPDTTIDIYMGSGGAPEGVLAAAALRCVGGQFKGRLLFRNDDERARARKWGVTDLDKQYDLTELARGDCIFAATGVTDGSLLAGVKRRVGKMTTESVVMRASSGTVRWVKGEHRI; this is encoded by the coding sequence ATGCCAACAACCGCCAGCCAGGTGCTAGACCGGGTGCTCGTGCTCGAAATGGTCCGCGTGACCGAGGCCGCCGCGATCGCCGCCTCCACGCTCGTCGGGCGCGGCGACGAAAAGGCTGCCGACGCCGCCGCGGTGGAGGCGATGCGCGCCGCGCTGAACGATCTGTATATGGACGGCACCGTCGTGATCGGCGAGGGCGAGCGGGACGAGGCTCCGATGCTGTTCATCGGCGAAAAGGTCGGCTCCGCGATCGGCAAGGGGCCGAAGATCGATATCGCGCTCGATCCGCTGGAGGGCACCACGATCTGCGCCACGGCGGGGCCGAACAGCTTGGCCGTGCTGGCGATCGCGGAAGAGGGCGGGCTGCTCAACGCGCCCGACGTGTACATGGACAAGATCGCGGTCGGGCCGGGGTATCCCGACGGCATCATCGACCTCGATCGCTCCCCCACCGAGAACGTGAAGGCGGTCGCCAAGGCCAAGGGCGTCGAGCCGCGCGACATCATCGCCTGCGTGCTGGATCGCCCGCGCCACGAAAAGCTGATCGCCGAACTGCGTGCGGTTGGCTGCGGCATCATGCTGATCGGCGACGGCGACGTGGCGGGGGTGATCGCGACGACCAACCCCGACACCACGATCGACATCTACATGGGATCGGGCGGCGCGCCGGAGGGCGTGCTGGCGGCCGCGGCGCTGCGCTGCGTCGGCGGGCAGTTCAAGGGCCGCCTGTTGTTCCGCAACGACGACGAACGCGCGCGCGCCCGCAAATGGGGCGTGACCGATCTCGACAAGCAGTATGATTTGACCGAACTGGCCCGCGGCGACTGCATCTTCGCGGCGACCGGCGTGACCGACGGGTCGCTGCTGGCGGGGGTCAAGCGGCGCGTGGGCAAGATGACGACCGAGAGCGTCGTCATGCGCGCGTCGTCGGGCACGGTGCGCTGGGTGAAGGGCGAACACCGCATCTGA
- a CDS encoding ABC transporter permease — MNLHGIWAIYRFEMARFGRTIWTSLAVPVITTTLYFVVFGTAIGSQMSQVSGVPYGAFIVPGLMLLAIFSESIMNASLGIYMPKFTGTMYELLSAPLSPMETVLGYVGAATTKSVLIGLVIFATAHLFVDLPVAHPVAMLGYLVLIAATFCLFGFTIGIWAKGFEQLQVIPLLVVTPLTFLGGAFYSVSILPEPWRTITLFNPVVYLINGFRWTFFGTSDVALGVSLTVTIAFLFACLAAIYAIFRTGWRLKA; from the coding sequence ATGAACCTGCATGGCATCTGGGCGATCTATCGCTTCGAAATGGCGCGGTTCGGGCGGACGATCTGGACCAGTCTCGCCGTCCCGGTCATCACCACGACGTTGTATTTCGTCGTCTTCGGCACCGCGATCGGCAGTCAGATGAGCCAGGTGTCGGGCGTGCCGTACGGCGCGTTCATCGTGCCCGGACTGATGCTGCTCGCGATCTTTTCCGAAAGCATCATGAATGCGAGTCTGGGCATCTACATGCCCAAATTCACCGGCACGATGTACGAACTGCTGTCCGCGCCGCTATCGCCGATGGAGACCGTGCTGGGCTATGTCGGTGCGGCGACGACGAAATCGGTGCTGATCGGGCTGGTGATCTTCGCCACCGCGCATCTGTTCGTCGACCTGCCCGTCGCGCATCCGGTCGCGATGCTCGGCTATCTGGTGTTGATCGCCGCGACCTTCTGTCTGTTCGGTTTCACGATCGGCATCTGGGCGAAGGGATTCGAGCAATTGCAGGTCATCCCCCTGCTCGTCGTCACGCCGCTGACGTTCCTCGGCGGGGCCTTTTATTCGGTGTCGATCCTGCCCGAACCGTGGCGGACGATCACCCTGTTCAACCCGGTCGTGTACCTCATCAACGGCTTCCGCTGGACCTTCTTCGGGACCAGCGACGTAGCGCTGGGCGTGAGCCTGACGGTGACGATCGCGTTTCTGTTCGCCTGCCTCGCCGCGATCTACGCGATCTTCCGTACCGGCTGGCGGCTGAAGGCCTGA
- a CDS encoding pyrimidine 5'-nucleotidase — MPPGLDHIRTWIFDLDNTLYPASANLFARIDAKMTAFIGDFLQVSPEEAHRIQKEYFLGHGTTLAGLMTEHEVDPHAFLDYVHDIEMDVLEHDAPLAAAIATLPGRKLVFTNGDAPYALKVLDRLGLSGSFEAVHDIHAMDLKPKPAESAYAGLCAAYDIDPHTAIFFEDMARNLKPAKAIGMTTVWVDNGSEQHHDADRSYVDHHIHDLTTWLQTITERV; from the coding sequence ATGCCGCCCGGTCTCGATCACATTCGCACCTGGATCTTTGATCTCGACAATACCCTGTACCCCGCGAGCGCGAACCTGTTTGCGCGGATCGATGCGAAGATGACCGCCTTCATCGGCGATTTCCTGCAGGTTTCGCCGGAGGAAGCGCACCGCATCCAGAAGGAATATTTCCTCGGCCACGGCACGACGCTCGCCGGGCTGATGACCGAGCACGAGGTCGATCCGCACGCCTTCCTCGACTACGTCCATGATATCGAGATGGACGTGCTCGAACATGACGCGCCGCTCGCCGCCGCGATCGCGACGCTGCCGGGGCGCAAACTTGTCTTCACCAACGGCGATGCGCCCTATGCGCTGAAGGTGCTCGACCGGCTCGGCCTGAGCGGCAGTTTCGAGGCGGTCCACGACATCCACGCGATGGACCTGAAGCCCAAACCCGCGGAAAGCGCCTATGCCGGGCTCTGCGCGGCGTATGACATCGATCCGCACACCGCGATCTTCTTCGAGGATATGGCGCGCAATTTGAAACCGGCCAAGGCGATCGGGATGACGACGGTGTGGGTCGACAACGGTTCCGAACAGCATCACGACGCCGATCGCAGTTACGTCGATCACCACATCCACGACCTTACGACGTGGCTACAGACAATAACGGAGCGGGTATGA
- a CDS encoding ABC transporter ATP-binding protein: MTETILSVSGVSKTYAGGVTALHTVDLDIRKGEIFALLGPNGAGKTTLISCICGIVTPSSGTITVAGHDAQRDYKAARRAIGLVPQELSVDMFESVLATVTFSRRLFGRSGHSDYIEQVLRDLSLWDKRHAKIMELSGGMKRRVLIAKALAHEPDVLFLDEPTAGVDVSLRRDMWKLVHKLRDRGATIILTTHYIEEAEEMADRVGVINGGKLLLVDSKAALMTKLGKRELDLTLVEPMDAVPDGLEQWSPALVNDGHTLRYVFNATEERTGIPSFLQRVGELGIAFKDLETSKSSLEDIFVDLVGERA; encoded by the coding sequence ATGACCGAAACGATCCTGAGCGTCTCCGGCGTCTCGAAGACCTACGCCGGCGGCGTCACCGCGCTTCACACCGTCGACCTCGACATCCGCAAGGGCGAGATTTTCGCGTTGCTCGGGCCGAACGGTGCGGGCAAGACGACGCTCATCTCTTGCATTTGCGGCATCGTCACGCCGTCCTCGGGCACGATCACCGTCGCGGGGCATGACGCGCAGCGCGATTACAAGGCGGCGCGCCGCGCGATCGGGCTGGTGCCGCAGGAATTGTCGGTCGACATGTTCGAAAGCGTGCTGGCGACCGTCACCTTCAGCCGCCGCCTGTTCGGGCGGTCTGGCCACAGCGACTACATCGAACAGGTGCTGCGCGACCTGTCGCTGTGGGACAAGCGCCACGCCAAGATTATGGAATTGTCGGGCGGAATGAAACGCCGCGTGCTGATCGCGAAGGCGCTGGCGCACGAACCTGACGTGCTGTTCCTCGATGAACCCACAGCAGGCGTCGACGTGTCGCTGCGCCGGGATATGTGGAAATTGGTCCACAAGCTGCGCGACCGCGGCGCGACGATCATCCTTACGACGCATTACATCGAGGAAGCCGAGGAAATGGCCGACCGCGTTGGCGTCATCAACGGCGGGAAACTGCTGCTGGTCGACAGCAAGGCCGCGCTGATGACGAAGCTGGGGAAGCGCGAACTGGACCTGACATTGGTCGAGCCGATGGACGCGGTGCCCGACGGGCTTGAACAATGGAGCCCCGCATTGGTCAACGACGGTCACACGCTGCGCTACGTCTTCAACGCGACCGAGGAACGTACCGGCATCCCGTCCTTTCTCCAGCGCGTCGGCGAACTCGGCATCGCGTTCAAGGATCTGGAGACCTCGAAATCGAGCCTGGAAGACATCTTCGTCGACCTGGTGGGGGAACGCGCATGA
- the dapD gene encoding 2,3,4,5-tetrahydropyridine-2,6-dicarboxylate N-succinyltransferase: MSELPQTIDAAWEDRADIGLNTGGAVRSAVDAALAQLDAGTARVAEPDGQGGWRVNQWLKKAVLLSFRLNDNSLIDNGPGAGHWYDKVPSKFSGWSEAEFRAAGFRAVPGSVVRSGAFVGKGAVLMPSFVNIGAYVGEGTMVDTWATVGSCAQIGRNVHISGGAGIGGVLEPLQADPVIIGDGAFIGARSEVAEGVRVGEGAVLSMGVYLGASTKIIDRESGEIFRGEVPPYAVVVPGSTGGNLGLYCAVIVKRVDERTRSKTSINELLRD, encoded by the coding sequence ATGAGTGAACTTCCGCAAACAATCGACGCCGCCTGGGAAGACCGTGCCGACATAGGCCTGAACACCGGCGGCGCGGTGCGCAGCGCGGTCGATGCGGCGCTAGCGCAGCTTGATGCCGGGACCGCGCGGGTCGCCGAACCGGACGGGCAGGGTGGTTGGCGGGTCAACCAATGGCTCAAGAAGGCGGTGCTGCTCAGCTTCCGTCTCAACGACAATTCTCTTATCGATAACGGCCCCGGCGCGGGCCATTGGTACGACAAGGTGCCGTCGAAGTTCAGCGGCTGGTCCGAGGCCGAATTCCGAGCCGCGGGCTTCCGCGCGGTGCCCGGCAGCGTCGTCCGCAGCGGCGCGTTCGTCGGCAAGGGCGCGGTCTTGATGCCCAGCTTCGTCAACATCGGCGCCTATGTCGGCGAAGGCACGATGGTCGACACCTGGGCGACGGTCGGATCATGCGCGCAGATCGGCCGCAACGTCCATATCTCGGGCGGCGCTGGGATCGGCGGCGTGCTGGAGCCGCTACAGGCCGACCCCGTCATCATTGGCGACGGCGCGTTCATCGGTGCACGCTCCGAAGTGGCGGAGGGTGTCCGCGTCGGCGAAGGCGCGGTGCTGTCGATGGGCGTCTATCTCGGCGCGTCGACTAAGATCATCGATCGTGAGAGCGGCGAAATCTTCCGCGGCGAAGTGCCGCCGTACGCCGTAGTGGTGCCCGGCTCGACTGGCGGAAATCTGGGACTTTACTGCGCGGTGATCGTCAAGCGCGTCGACGAACGCACCCGCTCGAAAACCAGCATCAACGAACTGCTGCGCGACTGA
- a CDS encoding mannose-1-phosphate guanylyltransferase/mannose-6-phosphate isomerase has product MSNAAPIVPVILSGGSGTRLWPMSRPERPKQLLALTAEQTMLQLTAQRTAGERYAAPIVVANVRHADMIDEQLAAATCAPQALILEPVARNTAPAIALAALAATDGASPLLVMPSDHVIGDIDAFHAAIVAALPLVADGWLVTFGIAPDAPETGYGYIQIGEALGEGVHAVKRFVEKPPRAIAETMLASGDHAWNGGIFLFRADAFLNALAEHAPAMLDAAQGAMEAADRTGNRITPDAAAFAASPSESIDYAVMEKAARVAVVPVAMGWNDVGSWDALHAISAADGAGNTTRGRVVALDTSNCLIQSDGARIAIVGVSDLIVVASGDDILILPRGRSQDVKKLLEAMKDD; this is encoded by the coding sequence ATGTCGAATGCCGCGCCGATCGTCCCCGTCATCCTGTCGGGCGGATCGGGCACCCGTCTGTGGCCGATGTCGCGCCCCGAAAGGCCCAAGCAGTTGCTGGCGCTGACCGCCGAACAGACGATGCTGCAATTGACTGCGCAGCGCACCGCGGGCGAACGTTATGCCGCGCCGATCGTCGTCGCCAACGTGCGCCACGCGGACATGATCGACGAACAGCTCGCCGCCGCGACATGCGCCCCGCAGGCGCTGATCCTGGAGCCGGTCGCGCGCAACACCGCCCCCGCCATCGCGCTCGCCGCACTGGCGGCGACGGACGGCGCATCGCCGTTGCTGGTGATGCCGTCGGATCACGTCATCGGCGACATCGACGCCTTCCACGCCGCGATCGTCGCCGCGCTGCCCTTGGTCGCCGACGGCTGGCTGGTGACGTTTGGCATCGCCCCCGACGCGCCCGAAACGGGCTATGGCTATATCCAGATCGGCGAAGCGTTGGGCGAGGGCGTCCACGCGGTCAAACGCTTCGTCGAGAAACCGCCGCGCGCGATCGCGGAGACGATGCTGGCCAGCGGCGACCATGCGTGGAACGGCGGCATCTTCCTGTTCCGCGCCGACGCGTTCCTGAACGCGCTCGCCGAACACGCCCCCGCGATGCTGGACGCCGCGCAGGGTGCGATGGAAGCGGCAGACCGCACCGGCAACCGCATCACCCCCGACGCCGCCGCCTTCGCCGCCTCACCGTCCGAATCGATCGACTATGCGGTGATGGAAAAGGCCGCACGCGTCGCAGTGGTTCCGGTCGCGATGGGCTGGAACGACGTCGGCAGCTGGGACGCATTGCACGCGATCAGCGCCGCGGACGGGGCGGGCAACACCACGCGCGGCCGCGTCGTCGCGCTCGACACCAGCAACTGCCTGATCCAGTCCGACGGCGCGCGGATCGCGATCGTTGGGGTCAGCGACCTGATCGTCGTGGCGTCGGGCGATGACATATTGATCCTGCCGCGCGGCCGCAGCCAGGACGTGAAGAAGCTGCTCGAGGCGATGAAGGACGATTAA